One Microbacterium keratanolyticum DNA window includes the following coding sequences:
- the infA gene encoding translation initiation factor IF-1 produces the protein MAKKDGVIEIEGVISEALPNAMFRVELANGHKVLATISGKMRQNYIRIIPEDRVVVELSPYDLTRGRIVYRYR, from the coding sequence ATGGCTAAGAAAGACGGTGTCATCGAGATCGAGGGCGTGATCTCCGAGGCTCTTCCCAACGCGATGTTCCGCGTTGAGTTGGCCAACGGTCACAAGGTCCTTGCAACGATCTCCGGCAAGATGCGGCAGAACTACATCCGCATCATCCCCGAAGACCGTGTGGTCGTGGAGCTCTCTCCATACGACCTCACCCGCGGTCGTATCGTCTACCGCTACCGCTAA
- a CDS encoding DsbA family protein — MAAAKGKTNWFAIIISAVVVVALVGLGAVVVNLNNQATAPAEMPKAEIIDQETGAISFGSGKTEVDTFLDFMCPACNAFEQKHGAALQEAAANDDITLKVHPIAILDHLSQGTNYSSRAAGAMYCVAEEAPDAALDFLNLMFANQPQEGTTGLDDAAIAAIAKEAGAEAASTCITDGTYKKVGAQQAQAHEIRGTPTVKIDGQEVENPINSDVIPKLLASFSE, encoded by the coding sequence GTGGCTGCAGCGAAGGGCAAGACCAACTGGTTTGCCATCATCATCTCGGCGGTCGTCGTCGTCGCCCTCGTGGGCCTTGGCGCAGTCGTCGTCAACCTGAACAACCAGGCGACCGCACCGGCAGAGATGCCCAAGGCGGAGATCATCGACCAGGAAACCGGCGCGATTTCCTTCGGTTCGGGTAAGACCGAGGTCGACACCTTCCTCGATTTCATGTGCCCCGCGTGTAACGCCTTTGAGCAGAAGCACGGCGCGGCGCTGCAGGAGGCTGCAGCGAATGACGACATCACGCTCAAGGTGCACCCGATCGCGATTCTCGATCACCTTTCGCAGGGCACCAACTACTCCTCCCGCGCTGCCGGTGCCATGTACTGTGTCGCTGAAGAAGCCCCTGATGCCGCGCTCGACTTCCTGAACCTGATGTTCGCCAACCAGCCCCAGGAGGGAACCACGGGTCTGGACGACGCTGCGATCGCTGCGATCGCCAAGGAGGCCGGCGCGGAGGCGGCATCCACATGCATCACCGACGGCACCTACAAGAAGGTGGGCGCGCAGCAGGCGCAGGCACACGAGATCCGCGGTACGCCGACCGTGAAGATCGACGGCCAGGAGGTCGAGAACCCGATCAACAGCGACGTCATCCCGAAGCTGCTTGCCAGCTTCTCAGAGTGA
- the map gene encoding type I methionyl aminopeptidase has product MFRRSIYKNPAQLRAMVEPGLITEEALAGVRALIRPGVTTAEIDAEASRIIVARGAESNFKLVRGYHHTTCISVNEQVVHGIPGARVIEPGDIVSVDCGAQFKGWNGDSAITVVVPDPERPELVARREELSRVTEGSMWAGIASFATARHLGDVGAAIQGYIEAQGPSAVSGETYGILREYVGHGIGRKMHEAPSLFNYRTPDPGADVRPGLVMAVEPMVTAGGEETFIEDDDWTVSTIDGSDGSHWEHSVAVHEGGIWVLTAPDGGAAGLAPFGVTPTPIA; this is encoded by the coding sequence GTGTTCCGCCGCTCCATCTACAAGAATCCCGCACAGTTGCGGGCGATGGTCGAACCCGGCCTCATCACAGAAGAGGCTCTGGCGGGTGTGCGCGCGCTCATCCGTCCTGGGGTGACGACGGCCGAGATCGACGCCGAGGCGTCGCGCATCATCGTCGCCCGTGGTGCGGAGTCGAACTTCAAGCTCGTGCGTGGCTACCACCACACGACGTGCATCTCGGTCAATGAGCAGGTCGTGCACGGCATCCCTGGTGCACGGGTAATCGAGCCCGGAGACATCGTCTCCGTTGACTGCGGAGCCCAGTTCAAGGGATGGAACGGCGACAGCGCGATCACCGTGGTCGTCCCGGATCCGGAGCGCCCCGAGCTCGTCGCGCGGCGGGAAGAACTCTCCCGTGTGACGGAAGGCTCCATGTGGGCCGGAATCGCCTCGTTCGCGACGGCACGACACCTGGGTGATGTCGGGGCCGCGATTCAGGGTTACATCGAAGCGCAGGGGCCTTCGGCGGTCTCGGGCGAGACCTACGGCATCCTTCGCGAGTATGTCGGGCACGGAATCGGTCGCAAGATGCACGAGGCGCCGAGTCTGTTCAACTACCGCACGCCCGACCCCGGCGCCGACGTTCGTCCCGGCTTGGTCATGGCGGTGGAGCCGATGGTCACCGCCGGTGGCGAAGAGACGTTCATCGAAGACGACGACTGGACGGTCTCCACGATCGACGGCTCTGACGGCTCGCACTGGGAGCACAGCGTCGCCGTGCACGAGGGCGGGATCTGGGTGTTGACGGCCCCAGACGGCGGCGCTGCGGGGCTGGCGCCTTTCGGTGTCACGCCGACGCCCATCGCCTGA
- the rpmJ gene encoding 50S ribosomal protein L36, protein MKVNPSVKPICDHCKVIRRHGRVMVICKSNPRHKQRQG, encoded by the coding sequence ATGAAGGTCAACCCCAGCGTCAAGCCCATCTGCGATCACTGCAAGGTGATCCGCCGTCACGGCCGCGTCATGGTGATCTGCAAGAGCAACCCGCGCCACAAGCAGCGCCAGGGCTGA